From a single Penaeus vannamei isolate JL-2024 chromosome 25, ASM4276789v1, whole genome shotgun sequence genomic region:
- the LOC138866345 gene encoding putative nuclease HARBI1, with the protein MMRSSSRDSAYQKQQHSIYQTSYRFKKLEMGGSPVPPRLQLLLTLRWMATGSFQLTIADTFDVSQQLVGNCTAKIVRAIASLLQDCVKRPSREHFSNIRNYYFEMSGFPGVLGAVDCTHIPIYSPGGARAEEFRCRKGFFSLNVQAACGPNLEFFDFVCRWPGSVHDSRIVNNSRLFFDLQHDLLEGHHLLGDSAYPLLPFLLTPVADPVGQREVRCNISHSKARNTIEKTFGVLKMRFRCLTIPLEINLSHGEYLQCSCVA; encoded by the exons ATGATGAGGAGTTCATCAAGAGATTCCGCTTATCAAAAACAACAGCACTCAATTTACCAGACAAGCTACAGATTCAAGAAACTCGAGATGGGAG GATCACCAGTACCACCCCGCCTACAACTGTTACTTACATTGCGATGGATGGCCACTGGTAGCTTCCAGTTGACTATTGCTGACACTTTTGACGTTTCACAACAGCTTGTGGGCAACTGCACAGCCAAAATAGTCCGAGCCATTGCATCTCTGCTACAAGATTGTGTGAAACGACCATCGAGAGAACATTTTTCTAACATCAggaattattattttgaaatgtcTGGTTTTCCTGGGGTATTGGGTGCAGTTGACTGcacacatatacctatttatagTCCTGGAGGTGCTAGAGCAGAAGAGTTCAGGtgtagaaagggatttttttctttgaatgttcAGGCAGCTTGTGGACCAAATTTAGAATTTTTTGACTTTGTGTGCCGTTGGCCTGGCTCTGTTCATGACAGCCGAATAGTTAATAATAGCAGATTATTTTTTGATCTTCAACATGATCTGCTAGAAGGGCATCACTTATTAGGTGACTCAGCCTATCCACTGCTACCATTCCTCCTCACCCCAGTGGCAGATCCTGTTGGCCAAAGAGAAGTCAGATGCAATATATCACATTCCAAAGCACGAAATACCATTGAAAAAACATTTGGTGTTCTGAAAATGAGATTCCGATGCCTCACCATTCCATTGGAAATTAATTTAAGTCATGGCGAGTATTTGCAGTGCAGCTGTGTTGCATAA